The following proteins come from a genomic window of Maylandia zebra isolate NMK-2024a linkage group LG22, Mzebra_GT3a, whole genome shotgun sequence:
- the elmo1 gene encoding engulfment and cell motility protein 1 isoform X5 codes for MQVVREQIMRALTAKPNSLDQFKSRLQNLSYTEILKIRQSERMNQEDFQSRPILELREKIQPEIMELIKQQRLNRLCEGTCFRKISSRRRQDKFWYCRLSPNHKVLHYGDLEESPQGEVPHDSLQDKLPVADIKAVITGKDCPHMKEKGALKQNKEVLELAFSVLYESDEYLNFIAPDKHEYCVWTDGLNALLGKEMTSEYTKSDMDTLLSMEMKLRLLDLENIQIPEAPPPIPKEPSNYDFVYDCN; via the exons ATGCAGGTGGTGAGGGAGCAGATCATGCGAGCACTCACTGCCAAGCCTAATTCCCTGGACCAGTTCAAGAGCCGCCTGCAGAACCTGAGCTACACAGAGATCCTGAAGATACGTCAGTCAGAAAGGATGAATCAGGAAGACTTCCAGTCCCGCCCCATCCT GGAGCTGAGAGAAAAGATCCAGCCGGAGATCATGGAACTGATCAAGCAGCAGAGGCTCAACAGGCTGTGTGAGGGCACTTGCTTCAGGAAAATCAGCAGTCGCAGGAGGCAAG ATAAGTTTTGGTACTGCCGTCTGTCTCCGAATCATAAAGTCCTGCACTACGGAGATCTGGAAGAGAGCCCTCAGGGCGAGGTGCCCCATGACTCTTTACAGGACAAAC tgcctgtggctgataTCAAAGCTGTTATCACTGGCAAAGACTGTCCTcacatgaaggaaaagggagccCTGAAGCAAAACAag GAGGTGTTAGAGCTGGCCTTCTCTGTCCTCTACGAGTCGGACGAATACTTAAATTTTATCGCTCCTGACAAGCATGAG TATTGTGTGTGGACAGATGGTCTGAATGCCCTCCTGGGTAAGGAGATGACCAGCGAATACACCAAATCTGACATGGACACCCTGCTCTCTATGGAGATGAAGCTTCGCCTCTTGGATCTAGAGAACATCCAGATTCCAGAGGCCCCGCCCCCGATTCCCAAAGAGCCTAGCAACTATGACTTCGTTTACGACTGTAACTAG